Proteins encoded in a region of the Desulfovibrio desulfuricans genome:
- a CDS encoding transporter substrate-binding domain-containing protein → MVTLLVRMLLALLLLSTAVSYSAAVEYSENDTSAEPPGVLRSLLVGGDRDYPPYEFLDKNGKPAGFNVDLTRAVAETMGMQVEFRLGGWSSELAALKRGDLDMLQGMTSSEDRSRYLDFVPHTIVNHAIFARRDTPPVSSLDELEGKKVIVHRAGYMNEVLASKGFAQDLILTDTPADGLRLLASGQGEYAVVAVLPGNYIIRENKLHNLYVVVSSVASVRYGYAALKGNEMLMSRLSEGLAILRETGRYQAIHDKWLGVLETGKVRWETVALYAGAIIVPLLIVLGGVVLWTHILRKQVAQRTRSLSMALDELSRNQRQLVQADKMAALGILVSGVAHEINNPNGLILLNIPILRRVLADVTRMLDELREREGSFTLGGISYERMRSELPMMLDEMQEGALRIKRIVNDLKDFARREEGVGKSLIDINDASRKAVRLVESTIRKHTDHFSANYEDDLPFVWGSSQRIEQVVVNLVLNACQALPDKSRAIVITTHYDPEKAVVDLCVRDEGTGINPEQLQHLTDPFFTTKRETGGTGLGLSVSAGILKEHGGTLTFESCPGCWTKATLTIPVPKENCDQ, encoded by the coding sequence ATGGTTACACTATTGGTACGCATGCTTCTGGCGCTCCTGCTTCTTTCTACTGCCGTTTCCTACTCCGCAGCAGTGGAATATAGTGAAAATGATACATCCGCAGAGCCCCCTGGGGTTCTGCGCTCCTTGCTTGTTGGCGGTGACCGTGACTACCCGCCTTATGAATTCCTCGACAAAAACGGCAAGCCTGCCGGATTCAATGTTGATCTGACCCGTGCTGTCGCAGAAACAATGGGTATGCAGGTTGAGTTCCGCCTTGGCGGCTGGTCTTCTGAACTGGCAGCTCTCAAACGGGGAGATCTGGACATGCTTCAGGGGATGACCTCTTCCGAAGATCGTTCCAGGTATTTGGATTTCGTACCGCATACCATTGTCAATCATGCCATTTTTGCACGCAGGGATACTCCTCCTGTTTCTTCACTTGATGAGCTTGAGGGAAAAAAAGTTATAGTCCATCGAGCTGGCTACATGAATGAAGTGCTGGCCTCCAAAGGGTTTGCGCAGGATCTGATTCTTACCGACACCCCTGCCGACGGGCTGCGCCTGTTGGCCTCAGGCCAGGGCGAATATGCCGTGGTGGCTGTTTTGCCAGGCAACTACATTATCCGGGAGAACAAACTGCACAATCTTTACGTTGTGGTCAGTTCTGTGGCCTCGGTGCGCTATGGGTACGCGGCGCTCAAGGGCAATGAAATGCTCATGTCCCGGCTGAGCGAAGGATTGGCCATCCTGCGGGAAACCGGGCGCTATCAGGCTATCCACGACAAATGGCTGGGCGTGCTGGAAACCGGGAAAGTTCGGTGGGAAACCGTGGCCCTGTACGCCGGGGCGATTATTGTGCCCCTGCTGATAGTGCTTGGTGGCGTAGTGCTGTGGACGCATATTCTGCGCAAGCAGGTGGCGCAACGCACCCGCTCGCTGAGCATGGCGCTTGATGAACTTTCGCGCAACCAGCGCCAGCTGGTGCAGGCCGATAAAATGGCGGCATTGGGCATACTTGTGTCTGGTGTTGCCCATGAGATTAACAATCCCAATGGCCTGATTCTTCTTAATATTCCAATTCTTCGCAGAGTGTTGGCCGATGTGACGCGCATGCTCGATGAACTGCGTGAGCGCGAAGGATCGTTTACACTGGGCGGCATTTCCTATGAACGCATGCGTAGCGAACTGCCCATGATGCTCGACGAAATGCAGGAAGGCGCGTTGCGGATAAAGCGTATTGTTAATGATCTTAAGGATTTTGCACGGCGTGAAGAGGGCGTGGGAAAGTCCCTCATCGACATAAACGATGCCTCGCGCAAGGCCGTGCGCCTTGTTGAATCCACCATCCGCAAGCACACCGACCATTTTTCCGCCAACTACGAGGACGATTTGCCCTTTGTGTGGGGCAGCTCCCAACGCATCGAACAGGTTGTGGTCAATCTGGTGCTCAATGCCTGTCAGGCTTTGCCGGACAAGTCTCGAGCGATTGTCATAACCACACATTACGACCCGGAAAAGGCAGTTGTTGATTTGTGTGTGCGGGATGAGGGGACGGGCATCAATCCCGAGCAGTTGCAGCATCTGACTGACCCCTTTTTTACCACCAAGCGTGAAACAGGGGGCACAGGGCTGGGGCTGTCCGTCTCCGCGGGCATTCTGAAAGAGCACGGTGGTACGCTGACTTTTGAATCATGCCCAGGGTGCTGGACAAAAGCCACACTGACAATCCCTGTGCCCAAGGAGAACTGCGACCAATGA
- a CDS encoding sigma-54-dependent transcriptional regulator codes for MNPALNPDFGILIVDDEPAWLRALSLTLESSAGITNVFLCEDSRKALPLLSKGNIGLVILDLTMPHISGEEILASIAEQFPETACIIISGVSQLDTAVRCMKLGAFDYYIKTDEEDRIVGGVQRAIRMLELRRENLEVKNRLVAGGAQHPEAFASIITRSWTMHGVFAYIEAVAKSPQPLLVTGESGVGKENLVAAAHAISGRDGPLVAVNVAGLDDAVFADTLFGHVRGAYTGAATPRKGMIEEAAGGTLFLDEIGDLSLSSQVKLLRLLQEGEYYPLGADQPKRLHARIIVATHRDLAVDEAEGRFRRDLYFRLRTHHVHIPPLRERAEDIGLLMRHFLAEAASTMGKTAPAIPSGLEEYLSVYAFPGNVRELRAMIYDAVSLSNGPELSTMGIQAIVGCNASHLTSLEATGNPFAVCEHLPSLAEADKLLISEAMLRAGGNQTMAARLLGISQPALSKRLKSSREVADQN; via the coding sequence ATGAACCCCGCCCTCAATCCAGATTTCGGTATTCTCATAGTGGATGACGAGCCCGCCTGGCTGCGGGCCCTTTCGCTCACGCTGGAGTCATCAGCAGGCATCACAAATGTCTTTTTGTGTGAGGACAGCCGCAAGGCTTTGCCGCTATTGAGCAAGGGCAATATAGGCCTTGTGATTCTTGACCTGACCATGCCCCATATTTCCGGCGAGGAGATTTTGGCCTCAATTGCCGAGCAGTTTCCTGAAACGGCCTGTATCATCATCAGCGGGGTCAGCCAGCTGGATACTGCCGTGCGCTGTATGAAGCTGGGCGCTTTTGACTATTACATCAAGACTGATGAGGAAGACCGCATTGTGGGCGGGGTGCAGCGCGCCATACGGATGCTGGAACTGCGCAGGGAAAATCTTGAAGTAAAAAACAGGCTTGTAGCGGGAGGGGCACAGCACCCTGAAGCCTTTGCTTCCATTATCACCCGTTCATGGACTATGCATGGCGTTTTTGCCTACATTGAGGCTGTTGCCAAAAGCCCCCAGCCTCTGCTTGTGACCGGTGAGTCCGGCGTAGGGAAGGAAAATCTGGTTGCGGCAGCCCATGCGATCAGTGGGCGTGACGGCCCATTGGTGGCTGTGAATGTTGCCGGGCTTGATGATGCCGTTTTTGCCGATACGCTTTTTGGACATGTGCGCGGCGCATACACCGGAGCTGCTACACCGCGTAAGGGCATGATAGAAGAGGCCGCCGGGGGGACGCTTTTTCTTGACGAAATCGGCGACCTTTCCCTGTCCTCGCAGGTCAAGCTTCTGCGGTTGCTTCAGGAAGGCGAATATTATCCCTTGGGCGCAGACCAGCCTAAACGTCTGCACGCCCGCATCATTGTGGCCACGCATCGTGATCTGGCTGTAGACGAGGCAGAAGGACGTTTTCGGCGTGATCTGTATTTTCGCCTGCGCACCCACCATGTGCATATCCCGCCACTGCGTGAACGCGCTGAAGACATCGGCCTTTTGATGCGGCATTTTCTTGCCGAAGCTGCCAGTACCATGGGCAAAACTGCGCCTGCCATTCCTTCTGGTCTGGAAGAATATCTGTCGGTTTATGCCTTCCCCGGAAACGTACGCGAGCTGCGGGCCATGATTTATGATGCTGTGAGCCTCAGTAACGGCCCTGAATTGTCTACTATGGGCATTCAGGCCATTGTGGGATGCAACGCTTCACACCTGACATCCCTTGAGGCCACAGGCAATCCCTTTGCTGTGTGCGAGCATTTGCCCAGCCTTGCCGAGGCGGACAAACTGCTGATTTCCGAGGCTATGCTCAGGGCAGGGGGAAATCAGACCATGGCCGCACGATTGTTGGGCATTTCTCAGCCTGCGCTTTCCAAAAGGCTCAAATCATCCCGGGAAGTTGCTGACCAGAACTGA
- a CDS encoding fumarate hydratase, with the protein MRTIPRQTIVDTVASMCMAAGRYLPDDVLEALATVEKGESLESARGILAQLVDNAALSSKTGLPLCQDCGLGVFFVEAGEDVRVEGGTLREAINAGMVKGYKDGFLRKSTCDPFTRQNVGDNSPAIIHFDIVPGDKIKITMMAKGGGSENMSRVTMLAPAQGWKGIREFVIRRVAESGSNPCPPILVGVGIGGNFELAAINAKRALMREVDDVHPDPKVAGMEADLLQSINRLGIGPMGLGGDTTCLGVKISVVPCHLASLPLAVNIQCHSSRHKEVTL; encoded by the coding sequence ATGCGAACCATACCAAGACAAACGATAGTGGATACAGTGGCTTCCATGTGTATGGCGGCTGGTCGCTATTTGCCAGATGACGTTCTGGAAGCACTGGCAACGGTCGAAAAGGGCGAATCACTGGAATCCGCCAGGGGAATTCTGGCGCAGTTGGTGGACAATGCGGCCCTTTCCTCCAAAACAGGTTTGCCCCTCTGCCAGGACTGCGGCCTTGGCGTGTTTTTTGTTGAAGCAGGGGAGGATGTGCGCGTGGAGGGCGGCACCCTGCGCGAAGCAATCAACGCGGGCATGGTGAAGGGCTACAAGGATGGCTTTTTGCGCAAATCCACGTGCGACCCCTTTACCCGTCAGAACGTGGGCGACAATTCTCCCGCTATTATCCATTTTGACATTGTTCCCGGTGACAAAATCAAGATTACCATGATGGCCAAGGGGGGCGGTTCCGAGAATATGTCGCGCGTCACCATGCTGGCTCCGGCGCAAGGGTGGAAAGGTATACGCGAATTTGTCATCCGGCGCGTTGCGGAATCTGGTTCCAACCCATGTCCGCCTATTCTGGTGGGCGTGGGCATTGGTGGAAACTTTGAGCTGGCCGCCATCAACGCCAAAAGAGCTCTCATGCGAGAAGTAGACGATGTTCACCCTGATCCCAAGGTCGCCGGAATGGAAGCCGATTTACTGCAATCCATAAACCGCCTGGGCATTGGCCCCATGGGGCTTGGCGGCGATACCACTTGCCTTGGGGTAAAAATATCTGTCGTTCCCTGTCATCTGGCCAGCCTGCCTCTTGCCGTAAACATTCAGTGCCACAGCTCTCGCCACAAGGAGGTTACGCTCTAA
- a CDS encoding Fe-S-containing hydro-lyase — translation MSEHYLTTPLPDEAVEQLRIGDTVYLTGVIYTGRDAAHKRLVDALDAGQPLPFDPKGAVIYYVGPSPAIPGYAIGAAGPTTSYRMDSYAPRLMEQGLKGMIGKGMRSVDVKKSMVEHKAVYLGATGGAGALLSVRIKEARVIAYDDLGPEAIRELVVENFPVIVINDCRGGDQYAVPKLEEALGQA, via the coding sequence ATGTCTGAACATTATTTGACCACCCCGCTTCCTGATGAAGCTGTGGAGCAACTGCGTATTGGTGATACGGTGTATTTGACAGGTGTTATCTATACGGGACGCGATGCCGCGCACAAGCGTCTTGTGGATGCCTTGGACGCGGGGCAACCCTTGCCTTTTGATCCCAAGGGTGCAGTTATCTATTATGTTGGGCCGTCTCCGGCCATCCCCGGTTATGCCATCGGCGCAGCCGGGCCAACCACCAGCTACCGTATGGATTCCTATGCGCCGCGTCTGATGGAACAAGGCCTCAAGGGAATGATAGGCAAGGGTATGCGCTCGGTCGACGTGAAAAAGTCCATGGTCGAGCACAAGGCCGTGTATCTGGGTGCAACGGGCGGGGCTGGCGCGCTGTTGAGTGTGCGCATCAAGGAAGCCAGGGTTATCGCCTATGATGATCTGGGGCCTGAAGCCATCCGAGAACTTGTGGTGGAGAATTTCCCGGTCATTGTCATAAATGACTGTCGCGGCGGCGATCAGTACGCGGTTCCGAAACTGGAAGAGGCGCTGGGACAAGCGTAG
- a CDS encoding SDR family NAD(P)-dependent oxidoreductase, giving the protein MQLAGLFDLSGKTALVTGGNSGLGLAMARALGLAGAKLILLARRPDALQSAAEDLHSEGVRVQTYSADLSDPELALECGRAIVSQFGPVDILVNAAGINLRQPFGQVTPESWSAQLNLHLSAPFFLSQVLAPQMSLRGWGRIINVASLQSFRAFADSAPYGAGKGGLIQLTRAIAREWSPYGITCNAIGPGFFPTELTRPVFDNPDLAEKNASQTCLGRNGRLEDIYGCTVFLASDASEYITGQVIMVDGGFSAR; this is encoded by the coding sequence ATGCAGCTTGCAGGTTTGTTTGACCTTTCGGGCAAAACGGCACTTGTTACTGGTGGAAATTCGGGGTTGGGTCTGGCAATGGCCCGTGCCCTTGGGCTTGCTGGAGCAAAACTCATCCTTCTGGCAAGGCGGCCCGATGCCCTGCAAAGTGCTGCCGAGGATCTGCATTCAGAGGGTGTCCGCGTGCAGACTTATTCTGCCGATCTTTCTGATCCAGAACTCGCGCTTGAGTGCGGCAGGGCAATTGTAAGCCAGTTTGGCCCTGTTGATATTCTGGTCAATGCTGCTGGCATAAACCTTCGCCAACCTTTCGGTCAGGTAACGCCCGAATCGTGGAGCGCGCAGCTCAACCTTCATCTATCCGCACCATTTTTTCTTTCTCAGGTTCTGGCTCCCCAGATGTCCCTCCGGGGATGGGGCCGTATAATCAATGTCGCATCCCTTCAGTCCTTCCGCGCTTTTGCTGACAGTGCCCCCTACGGGGCTGGCAAAGGGGGTCTTATTCAGCTCACCCGCGCCATTGCCAGAGAATGGTCGCCCTACGGCATAACCTGCAATGCCATTGGCCCCGGTTTTTTCCCTACAGAACTGACGCGCCCGGTTTTTGACAATCCTGATCTGGCCGAAAAGAACGCCTCTCAGACATGCTTGGGGCGCAACGGCAGGCTCGAGGATATCTACGGCTGTACCGTGTTTCTGGCCAGCGATGCCTCCGAATACATAACCGGCCAGGTAATTATGGTTGATGGTGGTTTCAGCGCCCGTTGA
- a CDS encoding ABC transporter substrate-binding protein: protein MKNFCAALLLLAGLAGGLLPEAAVAEEKPVVRTSAQPCLHGFPMWYAEKQGWLKDAPFTVKFMLFASGAPQTEALAADQWDIGTMGTVPTMMASMRYGYKLIGVSNEEGATNDLWVRPDSPLLKHKAALPGFPEIIGYTEDWKGKKILATTVSTGHYALTATLKALGLNDSDVAIVHMEQGQAMTAFSAGQGDILQLWAPLSYVAEAKGWTKVSSGMAAKVRIAGGIGARKDFAEKHPDLVVAWLGIYMRIIEGMKANPEQYVKPLLEYFNGYCGLELTEEQVRMEFKYRPLYSVSEQVNALEDPAKLATWMSGVANFMFDQGRITKKEFDRYVKANFFIDPSFMKKLAAETSK, encoded by the coding sequence ATGAAAAATTTTTGTGCTGCCTTACTGTTGCTGGCAGGTCTGGCCGGAGGATTGTTGCCTGAGGCCGCTGTTGCCGAAGAAAAACCCGTGGTTCGTACCAGCGCCCAACCTTGCCTGCATGGTTTCCCCATGTGGTATGCCGAAAAACAGGGCTGGCTCAAGGACGCCCCCTTTACCGTAAAGTTTATGCTTTTTGCTTCTGGCGCACCTCAGACAGAAGCCTTGGCCGCTGACCAGTGGGATATCGGAACCATGGGCACAGTGCCCACCATGATGGCCAGCATGCGCTATGGCTACAAACTCATTGGCGTATCCAACGAAGAAGGCGCCACAAACGATTTGTGGGTGCGGCCCGATTCGCCCCTGCTCAAGCACAAGGCTGCGCTGCCCGGTTTCCCGGAAATCATAGGCTATACAGAAGACTGGAAGGGCAAGAAAATTCTGGCAACCACCGTTTCCACCGGCCACTACGCCCTGACCGCCACGCTTAAGGCCCTGGGCCTTAACGACAGCGACGTGGCCATCGTGCACATGGAACAGGGCCAGGCCATGACTGCCTTCAGTGCTGGTCAGGGCGATATCCTTCAGTTGTGGGCCCCGCTCAGCTATGTGGCAGAAGCCAAGGGCTGGACCAAGGTTTCATCGGGCATGGCGGCCAAGGTTCGCATTGCCGGTGGCATTGGCGCGCGTAAGGACTTTGCGGAAAAGCACCCGGATCTGGTGGTTGCCTGGCTTGGCATCTATATGCGTATCATTGAAGGCATGAAGGCCAATCCCGAACAGTATGTGAAGCCCTTGCTTGAATACTTTAACGGTTACTGCGGTCTTGAGCTCACCGAAGAACAGGTGCGTATGGAATTCAAGTACCGCCCGCTCTATAGCGTGAGCGAACAGGTCAACGCCCTTGAAGACCCGGCCAAGCTGGCCACATGGATGAGCGGCGTTGCCAACTTTATGTTCGACCAGGGCCGCATCACCAAGAAAGAATTTGACCGCTACGTCAAGGCCAACTTCTTCATTGATCCCAGTTTCATGAAAAAGCTTGCCGCAGAAACTTCCAAATAA
- a CDS encoding ABC transporter permease, whose translation MTSIREQKNDGGQELSLEIQKANYFATAAKENWISMVSFAVFILAWELICQYEIIGPYQLVPPSEVITVFFDKFTQVNPDGGLLQQHAAASLLLALTGFVVAVLVGVPLGLFMGWYPKVNMLVRPIFDAIRPIPPIAWIPIAILWLGIGMPAKAFIIFLAAFVPCVINSYTGIRLTNPVLIRVAEIYGASNFETFRKIGVPSAIPMIFTGMKLSLNAAWTTLVAAELLAASVGLGFMIQQGRRLARPDVIIVGMLTIGLLGALMSWILTRIEARFASSRRLS comes from the coding sequence ATGACATCTATCCGTGAACAGAAAAACGATGGAGGCCAAGAGTTGAGCCTGGAAATACAGAAGGCCAACTACTTTGCAACCGCGGCCAAAGAAAACTGGATATCAATGGTGAGCTTTGCGGTTTTTATTCTGGCGTGGGAACTAATCTGTCAGTATGAGATTATAGGTCCCTACCAACTTGTACCGCCATCAGAAGTCATCACCGTCTTTTTTGACAAATTCACCCAGGTTAATCCTGACGGAGGCCTGCTACAGCAGCACGCCGCAGCCAGTCTGCTGTTGGCGCTCACTGGTTTTGTGGTTGCCGTGCTTGTAGGGGTTCCGCTGGGGCTTTTTATGGGCTGGTACCCCAAGGTCAACATGCTTGTGCGACCAATATTTGATGCAATCAGGCCCATTCCGCCCATTGCCTGGATTCCCATTGCCATTCTGTGGCTGGGAATTGGCATGCCGGCAAAGGCTTTTATCATTTTTTTGGCGGCCTTTGTGCCCTGCGTAATCAATTCCTACACCGGGATACGTCTTACCAATCCCGTGCTTATCCGTGTGGCGGAAATTTATGGTGCTTCCAATTTTGAAACATTCCGCAAAATAGGCGTACCCTCGGCGATCCCCATGATTTTTACGGGCATGAAGCTATCCCTCAATGCGGCGTGGACAACGCTTGTGGCCGCAGAATTGTTGGCGGCTTCAGTCGGCTTGGGTTTCATGATTCAGCAGGGCAGACGCCTTGCCCGGCCCGACGTCATCATTGTCGGCATGCTGACCATCGGCCTTCTGGGTGCGCTGATGTCCTGGATCCTCACAAGGATAGAAGCACGCTTTGCCTCGTCAAGGAGGCTCTCATGA
- a CDS encoding ABC transporter permease, giving the protein MNGFIKANSAWLAPMASIGAFVVLWGIVSLKVNPEFLPSPAMVWHEFIRLCHVPVGGTSLAGHVGYSLQRVLIAFGLAVLMGLPLGLLMGWSRVCEKIVSPIFELLRPIPPIAWIPIAILWLGVAEGSKVFICFVGAFVIMILNSYTGMRYVDPLLIDAARSFGASRSQQFFNVAVPACMPSIFAGVQNSLSMAWMCVLAAEMVGAREGVGFIIIQGMDLNKSSMILVGMILIGVVGSLLAAALRWVERVLCPWRREMV; this is encoded by the coding sequence ATGAATGGTTTTATCAAAGCCAATTCCGCCTGGCTTGCGCCTATGGCATCCATCGGCGCTTTTGTGGTGCTGTGGGGGATTGTGTCACTCAAGGTCAATCCGGAGTTTTTGCCCTCGCCAGCCATGGTGTGGCATGAATTTATCCGGCTTTGTCATGTGCCTGTTGGCGGCACCAGCCTTGCCGGGCATGTGGGCTACAGCCTGCAACGGGTATTGATAGCCTTTGGCCTTGCAGTGCTCATGGGGTTGCCGCTGGGCCTGCTGATGGGGTGGAGCAGGGTTTGCGAAAAAATTGTGTCTCCCATTTTTGAGCTGCTGCGCCCCATCCCCCCCATTGCATGGATACCCATTGCCATTCTTTGGCTTGGCGTTGCGGAAGGTTCAAAGGTTTTCATCTGCTTTGTAGGCGCCTTTGTTATCATGATTCTCAACTCATATACCGGCATGCGCTATGTAGACCCACTGCTTATTGACGCGGCGCGCTCGTTTGGTGCCAGTCGGTCACAGCAGTTCTTCAACGTGGCTGTGCCTGCCTGCATGCCGTCCATATTTGCGGGTGTGCAAAATTCCCTGTCTATGGCCTGGATGTGCGTGCTCGCGGCAGAGATGGTTGGGGCGCGTGAGGGTGTCGGCTTTATCATCATTCAGGGTATGGATCTTAACAAGTCCTCCATGATTCTTGTGGGAATGATACTCATCGGTGTGGTGGGCTCTCTTCTTGCGGCGGCTTTGCGCTGGGTTGAACGTGTGCTCTGCCCCTGGAGGAGGGAAATGGTATGA
- a CDS encoding ABC transporter ATP-binding protein: MNTDKKVKIACNEVSKTFYVPGQKQLLHVLNKVSLKVYENEFMVILGPGQSGKTVLLNCVAGLLEPTAGSICINDVPISGPGTDRGMVFQRYALFPWKTVEHNVAFGLAVRGVSLKERLKIAHKYIELVGLAGFEKAYPAQLSGGMKQRVGIARAYANDPDILLMDEPFGALDAQTRYAMEQELRSIWEKEKRTVCFVTNNIEEAIYLGDRVVVMSAMPGKVKTEYNIDIPSPREYTHPSFLALRKQISEDTDLVL, translated from the coding sequence ATGAATACTGATAAAAAGGTCAAAATTGCTTGCAATGAGGTTTCCAAGACCTTTTATGTGCCGGGTCAGAAACAGCTTTTGCATGTGCTGAACAAGGTTTCGTTAAAGGTATACGAAAACGAGTTTATGGTCATTCTTGGGCCGGGGCAAAGCGGCAAAACCGTGTTGCTCAACTGCGTAGCAGGTCTTCTGGAACCTACTGCGGGCTCAATCTGCATCAATGATGTGCCCATCTCAGGGCCTGGTACTGACCGGGGCATGGTATTTCAGCGTTACGCGCTCTTTCCGTGGAAAACAGTAGAACACAACGTGGCCTTTGGCCTTGCTGTACGCGGTGTTTCCTTAAAAGAACGGCTTAAAATTGCGCACAAGTATATCGAACTCGTGGGCCTTGCAGGTTTTGAAAAAGCCTACCCGGCGCAGCTTTCTGGCGGCATGAAGCAGCGTGTGGGTATTGCCCGTGCCTATGCCAATGACCCGGATATACTGCTTATGGACGAACCCTTTGGGGCGCTGGATGCCCAAACACGTTACGCAATGGAGCAGGAATTGCGCAGCATATGGGAAAAGGAAAAACGCACGGTCTGCTTTGTCACAAATAATATTGAAGAAGCCATCTACCTTGGCGACAGGGTTGTCGTCATGTCTGCTATGCCGGGCAAGGTAAAAACAGAGTACAACATAGATATTCCGTCACCCCGTGAGTACACGCATCCCTCGTTTCTCGCCCTGCGCAAACAGATTTCAGAAGACACCGATTTGGTGCTGTAG
- a CDS encoding ABC transporter ATP-binding protein codes for MLFGDKAAYAANREVKVSVSNLTKQYDDLLVLNDINFDIYKGEMLCIVGPTGCGKTTFLNCLSRFIPITHGSINVYGESADPRKHNIAFVFQEVSAIPWLTVEDNIRFGLRIKRLPEDEIEKRVERMLDVVGLMKYRTYFPQQLSASMEQRVVIARNFAINPDLLLMDEPYGQLDVKLRYYLEDELMRIWKELGSTVAFITHNIEEAVYLAERILILSPKPSTIKEEVIVDLPRPRQFDDPKFVAIRDYVTERIKWW; via the coding sequence ATGTTATTTGGAGACAAAGCCGCCTACGCCGCAAACCGGGAAGTAAAGGTTTCGGTGTCCAATCTGACCAAGCAATATGACGACCTGCTGGTGCTCAATGATATCAACTTTGATATCTATAAGGGTGAAATGCTGTGCATTGTGGGGCCGACAGGTTGCGGCAAGACAACGTTTCTGAATTGTCTTTCACGTTTTATTCCCATAACGCACGGTTCCATAAACGTCTACGGGGAATCCGCTGACCCCAGGAAACACAATATTGCCTTTGTTTTTCAGGAAGTGTCTGCCATTCCCTGGCTTACGGTAGAAGACAACATTCGCTTTGGGCTGCGCATCAAGCGGTTGCCTGAAGATGAAATTGAAAAACGCGTTGAGCGCATGCTTGATGTGGTTGGGCTCATGAAATACCGCACCTACTTTCCCCAGCAGCTTTCGGCCAGCATGGAGCAGCGGGTGGTCATAGCCAGAAACTTCGCCATCAATCCAGACCTGCTGCTTATGGACGAACCCTATGGGCAGCTTGACGTAAAACTGCGCTATTACCTTGAAGACGAGCTTATGCGCATCTGGAAGGAACTTGGAAGCACCGTTGCTTTTATTACCCACAACATTGAAGAAGCCGTGTACCTCGCGGAGCGTATCCTGATCCTTTCTCCAAAGCCCTCCACCATCAAGGAAGAGGTTATTGTGGATCTGCCCCGCCCACGCCAGTTTGATGATCCAAAGTTTGTTGCCATCCGCGACTATGTAACAGAAAGAATCAAATGGTGGTGA